One genomic segment of [Phormidium] sp. ETS-05 includes these proteins:
- a CDS encoding Gfo/Idh/MocA family protein produces MTNNKKIKIAVIGAGRWGVHLVRNFWEHPTAELVAVVDRNPERLKEVKQRFNLTERVLLTTDWEEVAANQALEAVAIATPAATHYPLIAAALNRGLHILAEKPLTLDPETSLALCRQAEAQGCLLMVDHTYLFHPAVERGTEIVQGGRLGELRYGYAARTHLSPVRQDADALWDLAIHDICIFNQWLGETPVSVQAKGTIWLQNSGGDNLPLFQSGLSDLVWVNLTYKSGFQAMIHLCWCNPDKQRRLAVVGTQGTLIFDELSTEAPLTLQMGHLDDTGGKFSPTGVEREVVEVSRAEPLGQVCDRFIATALAYLSDNYQLKHQSHLSSGWMGAELVKILTVVSESMRLGGQELPVATEPQRHKDSED; encoded by the coding sequence ATGACCAATAACAAAAAAATCAAAATTGCCGTTATTGGGGCCGGACGGTGGGGAGTCCACCTAGTGCGGAACTTCTGGGAGCATCCCACTGCTGAGTTGGTGGCGGTGGTGGACCGGAACCCAGAGCGGTTAAAAGAGGTAAAACAGCGGTTTAATTTGACTGAGCGGGTATTGTTGACCACAGACTGGGAAGAAGTGGCAGCAAACCAGGCCCTAGAGGCAGTGGCGATCGCCACCCCCGCCGCCACCCACTACCCCCTAATTGCCGCCGCCTTAAACCGAGGGTTACATATCCTCGCCGAAAAACCCCTCACCCTCGACCCCGAAACATCTTTGGCACTATGCCGCCAAGCCGAAGCCCAGGGGTGTTTGCTCATGGTGGACCACACCTATTTATTCCATCCCGCCGTAGAGCGTGGTACGGAGATTGTTCAGGGGGGGCGTTTGGGAGAATTGCGCTACGGCTACGCCGCCCGCACTCACTTAAGTCCCGTGCGTCAAGACGCTGACGCCTTGTGGGACCTAGCCATCCACGATATTTGCATTTTCAACCAATGGCTGGGAGAAACCCCCGTCAGCGTGCAAGCCAAAGGCACCATTTGGCTGCAAAACAGTGGTGGGGATAACTTGCCCTTATTTCAGAGTGGCTTATCCGACTTAGTGTGGGTGAATCTCACATATAAGAGCGGTTTTCAAGCCATGATTCATCTATGTTGGTGCAATCCCGACAAACAGAGACGCCTCGCCGTAGTGGGAACCCAGGGGACTTTAATTTTTGATGAGTTGTCAACCGAGGCGCCGCTGACTCTTCAAATGGGGCATTTGGACGATACGGGCGGCAAATTCTCTCCCACAGGAGTGGAGCGGGAGGTAGTGGAGGTATCCCGTGCTGAACCCTTGGGGCAGGTGTGCGATCGCTTTATTGCCACCGCTTTGGCATACTTAAGTGACAATTATCAATTAAAGCATCAATCTCACTTATCATCAGGATGGATGGGAGCAGAATTAGTGAAGATACTCACAGTTGTGAGCGAATCCATGCGCCTCGGTGGCCAGGAGCTACCAGTAGCAACAGAACCACAAAGACACAAAGATTCGGAAGATTAA
- the acsF gene encoding magnesium-protoporphyrin IX monomethyl ester (oxidative) cyclase, which translates to MVDTLKKPEFDELRPGIKVPAKETILTPRFYTTDFDAMAKMDISVNEDELQAILEEFRADYNRHHFVRDEEFNQSWEHIDGEKRRLFIEFLERSCTAEFSGFLLYKELGRRIKDKNPVLAECFNLMSRDEARHAGFLNKAMSDFNMSLDLGFLTQSRKYTFFEPKFIFYATYLSEKIGYWRYITIYRHLEAHPEDRIYPIFRFFENWCQDENRHGDFFDAVMKAQPQMLNDWKAKLWARFFLLSVFVTMFLNDIQRADFYACLGLNARDYDIDVIRKTNETAGRVFPVILDVDNPEFFQRLDLCTENNAKLAKIANSKAPKLVQFFQKLPLYVSNVWQLVRLYLMKPIDMAQFQGVVR; encoded by the coding sequence ATGGTAGATACCCTTAAAAAACCAGAATTTGACGAGTTGCGCCCCGGGATAAAAGTCCCCGCCAAGGAAACCATCCTCACCCCCCGGTTCTACACCACCGACTTTGACGCGATGGCCAAAATGGACATCTCGGTTAACGAAGATGAACTCCAAGCCATCCTAGAAGAATTCCGGGCGGACTACAATCGCCATCACTTTGTCCGCGATGAGGAGTTTAACCAATCCTGGGAACATATCGACGGCGAAAAGCGGCGGCTATTCATCGAGTTTCTCGAACGGTCCTGCACCGCTGAATTCTCTGGTTTCCTACTCTACAAAGAACTGGGCCGTCGCATCAAAGACAAAAACCCCGTCCTCGCCGAATGCTTTAACCTCATGTCCCGGGATGAGGCCCGCCACGCCGGTTTCCTGAATAAGGCGATGTCGGACTTCAATATGTCTTTGGACTTGGGCTTTTTGACCCAGAGCCGGAAATACACCTTCTTTGAGCCGAAATTCATCTTCTACGCCACCTATCTGTCAGAAAAAATCGGCTACTGGCGTTATATCACCATCTATCGTCACCTGGAAGCGCACCCAGAAGACCGGATTTATCCGATTTTCCGCTTCTTTGAAAACTGGTGTCAAGACGAAAACCGTCACGGTGACTTCTTTGATGCGGTGATGAAAGCTCAGCCCCAAATGCTGAACGACTGGAAAGCTAAGCTGTGGGCCCGCTTCTTCCTGTTGTCGGTGTTTGTGACTATGTTCCTCAACGATATCCAGCGGGCGGACTTCTACGCCTGTCTCGGTTTGAATGCTCGCGACTACGATATCGATGTGATTCGCAAGACTAATGAGACGGCGGGCCGCGTCTTCCCGGTGATTTTGGATGTGGATAACCCGGAATTCTTCCAGCGCCTGGATCTCTGCACGGAAAATAATGCTAAACTAGCTAAGATAGCAAATTCTAAAGCGCCGAAGTTGGTGCAGTTTTTCCAAAAACTGCCCCTGTACGTTTCTAATGTCTGGCAGCTAGTGCGGCTGTACCTGATGAAACCCATTGATATGGCTCAGTTTCAGGGTGTTGTCCGCTAG
- the rnc gene encoding ribonuclease III — MSLSYSHRRRQLEKLVAKLGISGGAEPQWQMLDLALTHPTISPDANYEELEFVGDAVVRLAAAEFLLNRYPQRKLGELAAIRSALVSDRTLAKIAAGYGLDRYLLVSPSAEGDKVGSASRLADALEAVVGALYLSTHTLELVRPWLDEDFQRLAAELEKDPALGNYKHALQEWTQARYKVLPEYRVMESKREDKSVVAAHPFPHNMRDRFIAEVWLRGEKLGTGRGATKKDAQQAAAKQAFLSLVPSP, encoded by the coding sequence ATGAGTTTGAGTTATTCGCACAGACGGCGGCAGTTAGAAAAATTGGTGGCAAAATTGGGGATATCGGGGGGGGCGGAGCCGCAATGGCAGATGTTAGACTTAGCGCTGACCCATCCAACCATTTCGCCAGATGCTAATTATGAGGAATTGGAGTTTGTCGGGGATGCGGTGGTGCGGCTGGCGGCGGCGGAGTTTTTGTTGAATCGATATCCTCAGCGGAAGTTGGGGGAGTTGGCGGCGATCCGATCGGCTCTGGTGAGCGATCGCACCCTCGCCAAAATCGCCGCAGGCTACGGCTTAGACCGCTACCTACTGGTATCTCCCAGTGCCGAAGGAGATAAGGTCGGAAGCGCATCCCGCCTCGCCGACGCCCTAGAAGCCGTAGTGGGGGCATTATACCTAAGTACCCACACCCTAGAATTAGTGCGGCCCTGGTTAGACGAAGATTTTCAGCGACTAGCGGCGGAGTTAGAGAAAGACCCCGCCTTGGGAAACTATAAACACGCACTCCAAGAATGGACCCAAGCTCGCTACAAGGTCTTACCCGAGTACCGAGTCATGGAAAGTAAAAGGGAGGATAAATCAGTTGTCGCCGCTCATCCCTTTCCACACAATATGCGCGATCGATTCATCGCCGAGGTTTGGCTCCGAGGCGAGAAACTGGGAACCGGTCGGGGAGCCACCAAAAAAGATGCCCAACAGGCGGCAGCTAAACAGGCTTTTTTGTCCTTGGTCCCTAGTCCTTAG
- a CDS encoding DUF6464 family protein: MLETILVFALGIAPPLLSLWLMSRVEARAISRLRQVMAREYPLRSMYYREQNQNESHPEERLIGNQSCRFNAGSQYIRCAVNPAGPCEECSHYEPLPKDSSW; this comes from the coding sequence ATGTTGGAAACAATTCTGGTTTTTGCCTTGGGTATCGCACCGCCTTTATTGTCTCTGTGGTTGATGAGTCGCGTCGAAGCCAGAGCCATATCTAGGTTGCGGCAAGTAATGGCACGAGAATATCCTCTCCGTTCCATGTATTATAGAGAACAAAACCAGAACGAGTCTCATCCTGAAGAAAGGTTAATTGGCAACCAAAGTTGCCGTTTTAATGCCGGGTCTCAGTACATCCGCTGTGCCGTCAATCCAGCAGGACCATGTGAGGAATGCTCCCACTATGAACCATTACCAAAAGATTCTTCATGGTAA
- the corA gene encoding magnesium/cobalt transporter CorA, with protein MTDKRSTTADATPELHTEAEEEHDYFDYFYDEPGTAPGTLNIEADAPPAPIILIDYNEPKAIRIRIENPLDCASYLDSESVSWVDVQGLGNHQMWEQLASVFNLHPLVLEDVVNVPQRPKVEDYSNQLVLIVLMIMAKEQGGGFYTEQVSFVLGKHYLLTVQEEPERDSFGPVRDRIRSGKGQLRSQGADYLAYALLDAIIDGFFPVLEDYEERIEALEDEVVVNPTRQTLEKIYQIRRELLAFRRSIWPLRSAINTLVRGGHDLISPDVLIYFRDCYDHVIQVLDILETYRELTSGLMDVYLSAVSNKMNEVMKLLTVISTIFIPLTFVAGVYGMNFNTDVSPWNMPELNWYWGYPISWAGMIAIALGLVAFFWRRGWFENFSSTIKGD; from the coding sequence ATGACTGACAAACGCTCAACCACAGCCGATGCCACCCCAGAACTCCACACCGAAGCCGAAGAAGAACACGACTACTTCGACTATTTTTATGACGAACCGGGAACCGCACCAGGAACCCTGAACATCGAAGCCGATGCCCCGCCAGCACCGATTATCCTGATTGATTACAACGAGCCCAAAGCCATTCGCATCCGCATCGAGAACCCCCTAGATTGCGCTTCTTACCTAGATAGCGAGTCAGTTTCATGGGTGGACGTACAGGGGTTAGGCAATCATCAGATGTGGGAACAACTAGCCTCAGTGTTTAACCTGCATCCCCTGGTACTAGAAGACGTGGTTAACGTCCCCCAGCGGCCCAAAGTCGAGGACTACAGCAACCAGTTAGTTCTGATTGTCTTAATGATTATGGCCAAAGAACAGGGAGGCGGCTTTTACACCGAGCAGGTTAGCTTTGTGCTGGGTAAGCATTACTTGCTGACAGTACAGGAGGAGCCAGAACGAGATTCATTTGGACCCGTGCGCGATCGGATTCGCAGCGGCAAAGGCCAACTCCGCAGTCAAGGCGCCGATTATTTAGCCTACGCCTTACTAGATGCCATCATCGATGGCTTTTTTCCAGTTTTGGAAGATTACGAAGAACGCATCGAAGCCCTAGAAGATGAAGTAGTCGTTAATCCCACCCGCCAGACCCTAGAAAAAATCTATCAAATCCGGCGAGAATTGCTGGCATTTCGCCGCTCCATCTGGCCACTGCGCAGCGCTATCAATACATTGGTTCGGGGAGGCCACGATTTAATTAGCCCCGATGTGCTGATTTACTTTCGTGATTGTTATGACCACGTAATTCAAGTGCTAGACATCCTGGAAACCTATCGCGAACTGACTTCCGGGCTCATGGATGTTTATCTATCTGCAGTGAGCAATAAGATGAATGAAGTAATGAAACTGCTCACAGTAATTTCCACCATTTTTATTCCCCTCACCTTTGTCGCTGGGGTATATGGGATGAATTTCAACACCGACGTTTCCCCTTGGAATATGCCAGAATTAAATTGGTATTGGGGCTATCCCATTTCTTGGGCGGGGATGATTGCCATTGCTTTAGGTTTGGTAGCATTCTTCTGGCGGCGCGGCTGGTTTGAAAATTTCTCATCTACCATTAAAGGTGATTAA
- the groL gene encoding chaperonin GroEL (60 kDa chaperone family; promotes refolding of misfolded polypeptides especially under stressful conditions; forms two stacked rings of heptamers to form a barrel-shaped 14mer; ends can be capped by GroES; misfolded proteins enter the barrel where they are refolded when GroES binds): MAKIVAFDEESRRALERGVNALADAVKITLGPKGRNVVLEKKYGAPQIVNDGITIAKEIELEDPLENTGSKLIQEVASQTKEIAGDGTTTATILAQAMIREGLKLVAAGANPVAVRRGIEKTIAYLVEEIKAVAKPVEGAAIAQVATVSAGNDDEIGQMIAEAMAKVTKDGVITTEESKSLTTDLEVVEGMQIDRGYISPYFVTDNERMVVEYENPYLLITDGKISRIQDLVQVLEKVARVGKALVIIAEDVEGEALATLVVNKARGVLNVAAIKAPGFGDRRKAMLQDIAIITGGQVISEEVGLSLDTVSTEMLGVARKITITKDNTTIVAELSPKTKGEVEKRIAQIRKELERSDSDYDKEKLQERIAKLAGGVAVIKVGAATETELKDRKLRIEDALNATKAAVEEGIVPGGGTTLIHLAAKIDQIKGNMTEEEKIGAAIVQKALEAPVRQIADNAGFEGSVVVETVRQTDFNIGYNAATNVFEDMIAAGIIDPAKVVRSALQNAGSIASMVLTTEALVVEKPEKKTAMPGMDGGMGGMGGMGGMGGMGGMGMM, from the coding sequence ATGGCGAAAATAGTAGCATTTGACGAAGAATCTCGCCGAGCGTTAGAGCGGGGAGTGAACGCCCTGGCGGATGCGGTGAAAATTACCCTAGGTCCTAAAGGGCGCAATGTGGTGCTAGAGAAAAAGTACGGCGCCCCCCAAATTGTTAATGATGGCATTACCATCGCCAAAGAGATTGAATTAGAAGACCCCCTGGAAAACACCGGCTCGAAGCTGATTCAGGAGGTAGCCTCCCAGACCAAGGAAATCGCCGGTGATGGCACCACCACAGCCACTATCCTGGCGCAAGCGATGATTCGGGAAGGATTGAAGCTGGTAGCAGCGGGAGCAAACCCGGTAGCAGTAAGGCGGGGAATTGAGAAAACGATCGCCTATTTAGTCGAAGAAATCAAGGCAGTAGCCAAGCCGGTGGAAGGGGCGGCTATCGCCCAAGTGGCAACGGTTTCCGCTGGTAACGATGACGAGATCGGCCAGATGATTGCCGAAGCGATGGCAAAAGTCACCAAAGATGGGGTAATTACCACCGAAGAATCCAAATCTCTGACCACCGACTTAGAAGTAGTGGAAGGGATGCAAATCGATCGGGGCTACATCTCCCCCTACTTCGTCACCGACAACGAGCGGATGGTAGTGGAATATGAAAACCCCTACCTGCTGATTACCGACGGCAAAATCAGCCGGATTCAAGATTTAGTGCAGGTTCTGGAAAAAGTCGCCCGCGTCGGCAAAGCCCTAGTGATTATCGCCGAAGATGTAGAAGGCGAGGCCCTGGCTACCCTAGTAGTGAACAAAGCCCGAGGCGTGTTGAACGTAGCCGCCATCAAAGCCCCCGGGTTCGGCGATCGGCGTAAAGCCATGCTCCAAGACATCGCCATCATCACCGGCGGTCAAGTCATCTCAGAAGAAGTGGGCCTGAGCCTAGATACCGTCAGCACCGAAATGCTCGGTGTCGCCCGCAAAATCACCATCACCAAAGACAACACCACCATTGTCGCCGAACTCAGCCCCAAAACCAAAGGCGAAGTAGAAAAGCGCATCGCCCAAATTCGCAAAGAATTAGAAAGAAGCGATTCCGATTACGACAAAGAAAAACTTCAAGAACGCATTGCCAAACTCGCCGGTGGCGTTGCCGTCATCAAAGTAGGCGCAGCCACCGAAACCGAACTCAAAGACCGGAAACTGCGGATTGAAGATGCCCTCAACGCCACCAAAGCCGCCGTAGAAGAAGGCATCGTCCCTGGCGGCGGCACCACCTTGATTCACCTAGCTGCCAAGATAGATCAAATCAAGGGCAATATGACCGAAGAAGAGAAAATCGGTGCTGCCATTGTCCAGAAAGCCCTAGAAGCCCCAGTACGCCAAATCGCCGACAACGCAGGCTTCGAAGGCTCCGTAGTTGTGGAAACCGTGCGCCAAACCGATTTCAACATCGGCTACAACGCCGCCACCAACGTGTTTGAGGACATGATTGCCGCAGGCATCATCGACCCCGCCAAAGTGGTCCGCTCCGCCCTGCAAAACGCAGGCTCGATCGCCAGTATGGTCTTAACCACCGAAGCCCTCGTGGTAGAAAAACCCGAAAAGAAAACCGCCATGCCCGGTATGGACGGCGGCATGGGCGGCATGGGCGGTATGGGCGGTATGGGCGGTATGGGTGGCATGGGTATGATGTAG
- a CDS encoding ATP-binding protein, translating into MTYRKARTALLETARQNLTESAIRKGESIELALKALQVNLLTASETAVLQSGTVAEAKQFLEQLQQRLPTRVECAQLTDLETGEIAASTCGNQKIYNQLPLDLWQKQSTPPSGSGGKVSVTTILPSSSPSNPPGGAGANDQGESGQLKLLLNAPVYSGRGTDSLPGNSGGLRYALSIRSVLEQRLIDDQDNGESQGWEMEKRSLTGKTVVIDASGTILEHPDPMRVGDNLSEEKDAARLQSIMRNAIAGKQDFLHLFNFLDPNVELLSGYTAIPSPINPQEKWVILAVTRLDYALAGLKEIQVVLIQLIVALFLANLAVAVLIARQLARPIENLQDYALNIQNRPAGERAPLHFEIKEFDGLAEALNIMVERLKAWAQELETAWKEAKTSNQLKNEFLATISHELRTPLNAIIGCIRLVRDDCCDDRAEEVEFLQRADDAAIHLLNIINDILDISKIEAGTLSVVMEPVDIRKIIKEVLDLQESAIQNKGLQLQATEATEPLMVDADPGKLKQVLLNLVGNAIKFTDTGTITISTRTTSSYPDGKIAASTGKSLAVNGSAVPHTVVVVKDTGIGVAPEQQEKLFQPFVMVDGSTTRRHGGTGLGLAISRNIIELMGGTISLYSQGINQGTTVEIALPTMSFSDSHHSSGGKTDGSGLKTISGVSNDE; encoded by the coding sequence GTGACTTACAGAAAGGCGCGCACAGCCCTACTGGAAACTGCCCGCCAAAATCTCACCGAAAGTGCAATTAGAAAGGGAGAGAGCATAGAATTAGCTCTCAAAGCTCTCCAAGTCAACTTGCTTACGGCTAGCGAAACTGCTGTTTTGCAATCTGGAACCGTAGCAGAAGCAAAACAATTTTTGGAGCAGCTCCAGCAGAGATTGCCTACTCGTGTGGAGTGCGCCCAGCTCACGGATTTGGAAACGGGGGAAATCGCAGCCTCTACCTGTGGCAACCAAAAGATTTACAATCAGCTACCTCTGGATTTGTGGCAAAAGCAATCCACCCCACCATCAGGCTCTGGTGGCAAGGTATCTGTTACTACCATCTTGCCCAGTTCTTCTCCTAGTAATCCTCCGGGAGGCGCTGGGGCTAATGACCAGGGGGAAAGTGGGCAACTGAAATTGCTGCTGAATGCCCCGGTTTATAGTGGCAGGGGTACTGATTCTCTCCCGGGCAACTCTGGCGGTTTACGCTATGCCTTAAGCATTAGGTCGGTGTTGGAGCAGCGCTTAATTGACGATCAAGATAATGGGGAATCTCAGGGCTGGGAAATGGAAAAAAGGTCACTTACTGGTAAAACGGTGGTGATTGACGCCTCGGGGACGATTCTGGAGCATCCCGATCCGATGCGGGTGGGTGACAATCTTTCTGAGGAGAAAGATGCCGCTAGACTCCAAAGCATTATGAGGAATGCGATCGCTGGCAAGCAAGATTTCCTCCACTTGTTCAACTTCCTTGACCCCAATGTGGAATTGCTCTCTGGTTACACAGCTATTCCCAGTCCCATCAACCCCCAAGAGAAGTGGGTGATTTTGGCTGTCACCCGTCTGGACTATGCTCTGGCTGGGCTCAAGGAAATTCAGGTGGTCCTTATCCAGCTCATTGTGGCTTTGTTTCTGGCTAACTTGGCGGTGGCAGTGTTAATCGCTCGCCAATTGGCTCGCCCGATCGAAAACCTCCAAGATTACGCTCTCAATATCCAAAACCGTCCCGCTGGTGAACGTGCGCCCCTCCACTTTGAAATTAAGGAGTTTGACGGCTTGGCGGAAGCTCTCAACATTATGGTGGAGCGCTTAAAAGCCTGGGCGCAAGAGCTGGAAACTGCCTGGAAGGAAGCCAAAACCTCCAACCAGCTCAAAAATGAGTTTTTGGCCACCATCTCTCACGAGCTGAGAACTCCCCTCAATGCCATTATCGGCTGTATTCGTCTGGTGCGGGATGATTGCTGCGACGATCGCGCCGAAGAAGTGGAATTTCTCCAACGCGCCGATGATGCCGCCATTCACCTACTCAATATCATCAATGACATCCTCGATATCTCGAAAATTGAAGCTGGCACCCTCTCAGTAGTCATGGAGCCAGTGGATATCCGCAAGATTATTAAGGAAGTCTTAGATTTGCAGGAAAGTGCCATTCAAAATAAGGGTCTGCAGTTACAAGCTACTGAAGCTACCGAACCCCTGATGGTGGATGCTGATCCCGGCAAGCTGAAACAGGTCCTGCTTAATTTGGTAGGCAATGCGATTAAATTCACTGACACCGGTACTATCACTATCTCCACTCGCACCACATCGAGCTATCCTGATGGCAAAATTGCTGCCTCTACTGGCAAGTCATTGGCTGTGAATGGTAGTGCTGTTCCCCATACCGTTGTTGTGGTTAAAGATACTGGTATTGGTGTCGCTCCCGAACAGCAGGAAAAACTCTTTCAGCCTTTTGTGATGGTGGATGGCTCTACCACCCGCCGACACGGGGGTACTGGCTTGGGATTAGCTATCTCCAGAAATATCATTGAACTGATGGGGGGTACGATTAGCCTTTACAGTCAGGGTATTAACCAGGGGACTACGGTGGAAATTGCTTTGCCTACGATGAGTTTTTCTGATTCTCACCATTCCTCTGGGGGGAAAACTGACGGATCGGGACTGAAGACCATCTCTGGGGTGAGCAATGATGAGTAA